A portion of the Sabethes cyaneus chromosome 3, idSabCyanKW18_F2, whole genome shotgun sequence genome contains these proteins:
- the LOC128740040 gene encoding uncharacterized protein K02A2.6-like encodes MDEDFKKMFIEMMSTQQKILSELAMSRTMSTTAAGTSSTDARMESLANSMTEFHYDPESNLTFDNWYSRHEDTFRVDAGKLNDAAKTRLLLRKLSDSTHAEYMNHILPKTTRDFSFDETVSKLKQLFSAHASLFCKRYRCLTLNKKASDDFQMYAGFVNRLCEDFGVANCSVDEFKCLIYVCGLHAPQDAEIRTALLAKLEGNKSMTLNDLTTECHRIINLRKDASIVECPSEKASVNAINPIKHPKKPVVSKPAFKHPPMPNNPAHRNNSDSNNKPRTPCWKCGQLHYVRECPFQDHRCRDCNVIGHKEGYCHCVSSNPGKKRKSKQAPQTKGIYSVRQVAARDRRKYVTVVVNKVKIELQLDCASDISIITEDNWNRIGRPSTKPPSQQARTASGQPLPLIAEIDCDVMLRGVHRSGKLFITNVHNLNLLGLDFIELFNLWHVPLSTVCNNVTTATDNVQWLKISFPQLFSDSLGCCNKTEAKLYVKPDVQPVFRGKRPVPFAALEPIETELKRLEELEIISPVEFSDWAAPIVAVRKKAVNGQPPRVRVCADYSTGLNSAIQPNQHPLPLPEEIFAKLSGSIVFSHIDLSDAYLQIPVEKDSRQYLTINTHRGLFEFNRLPPGVKSAPGTFQTIVDAMVAGLEGVETYLDDVLVHGKDAKEHRVRLLKLLERIQEWGFTLRIEKCSCFMPEIHYLGFIINHQGIRPDPVKTAAICSMPSPHDVSTLRSYLGAINFYGKFVRNMHDLRRPLDSLLKKDSKWNWDESCQRSFEQFKSLLRSDLLLAHYDPNLETIVAADASSHGVGACLMHRYPDGSMKVVCHASRTLTPAEQRYGQVEKEALALIFGVTKFHRFIYGRKFSLHTDHKPLVAVFGSKKGIPIHTTNRQQRWALILLSYDFDITHVATQDFGYADILSRLIDPRAKPDDDFVIASVQMEEDVSATVNAALTALPVTFKHLQAATNKDKLLLEVIQHLQTGWPKSIKQVNKPFYARKKGLSLVRGYLMLSGRIVVPKVYRQPVLKAIHKGHPGQERMKSVMRSHVYWPGVDQDVQNFVSSCSACASVAKSPPKTLLSSWPQASHPWQRLHVDYAGPFEGQYFLVIVDSYSKWPEILRTSTITSRTTIELLFETFARYGLPETIVSDNGTQFSCSHFKEFCESLGIVHIRTAPYHPQSNGQAERFVDTLKRGLRKIMPETQNSISRSLQIFLSAYRSTPNKSAPDGLSPAEILMGRKHRTTLDLLKPPVDFVLLKNQHMENQFNRHHGAKKRNFEKGDQVYASTLKHGKLVWLAGTVIERVGSVNYNVLLDGSRLIRSHTNQLRARGNTKVEVHMEEASSNHHLPLHILLQEFKFIEGSSTAADQPVPAAPRLPRDRPLVPLRRSTRIRRMPTRYNPYFCR; translated from the coding sequence ATGGATGAGGATTTTAAGAAAATGTTCATCGAAATGATGAGTACACAGCAGAAGATTTTGTCCGAGCTTGCTATGAGCCGAACAATGTCCACGACTGCCGCAGGAACATCATCGACTGACGCCCGCATGGAATCTCTTGCCAATTCTATGACAGAATTCCATTACGATCCCGAGTCAAACCTCACATTCGACAACTGGTACAGCCGTCATGAGGACACATTTCGGGTCGATGCAGGTAAACTCAATGATGCCGCCAAGACACGTCTGCTGCTCCGCAAACTCAGTGATAGTACTCATGCGGAGTACATGAACCACATTCTCCCGAAGACCACACGAGATTTTTCGTTCGACGAGACGGTGTCTAAATTGAAGCAGCTTTTTAGTGCACACGCATCCCTTTTCTGCAAGCGATACCGCTGCCTCACGCTTAACAAAAAAGCTTCCGACGACTTTCAAATGTATGCCGGTTTTGTGAATCGCCTATGCGAAGATTTCGGTGTTGCTAATTGTTCCGTCGACGAGTTCAAGTGTTTAATATACGTTTGTGGCCTACATGCACCCCAAGATGCTGAGATCCGGACCGCTCTGCTAGCTAAGCTGGAAGGCAACAAATCAATGACGCTCAACGATCTCACCACAGAGTGTCATCGCATTATCAACCTTCGGAAAGACGCTTCAATCGTGGAGTGCCCAAGCGAGAAGGCATCGGTCAACGCTATCAATCCGATCAAGCACCCGAAGAAACCAGTCGTCTCTAAGCCTGCATTCAAACACCCACCGATGCCCAACAATCCGGCTCATCGTAACAATAGTGATAGCAACAATAAACCGAGAACGCCGTGTTGGAAATGCGGACAGCTCCACTATGTTCGCGAGTGCCCCTTCCAAGACCATCGCTGCCGTGATTGTAACGTTATTGGGCACAAAGAAGGGTATTGCCACTGTGTGTCATCGAATCCAGGCAAGAAAAGGAAATCGAAACAAGCCCCACAAACAAAAGGCATTTATTCCGTTCGACAAGTTGCTGCTCGGGATCGgagaaaatacgtcaccgtTGTTGTAAATAAAGTCAAAATTGAGCTCCAGTTAGATTGCGCGTCAGACATCAGCATCATCACCGAAGACAACTGGAATCGGATCGGACGACCATCAACTAAGCCACCTTCGCAACAAGCCCGGACGGCTTCAGGTCAACCGCTACCGCTCATCGCAGAAATTGATTGTGACGTTATGCTGAGAGGAGTTCATCGTTCAGGTAAACTGTTTATAACCAACGTTCACAATCTCAATCTTCTAGGCCTCGACTTTATCGAACTCTTCAACCTGTGGCACGTTCCCCTGAGCACGGTCTGCAACAACGTCACGACAGCAACCGACAACGTTCAATGGTTGAAAATATCGTTTCCGCAACTATTTTCGGATTCACTGGGTTGCTGTAATAAAACAGAAGCAAAACTTTATGTGAAGCCGGATGTTCAGCCCGTTTTCCGTGGTAAAAGACCTGTTCCGTTTGCCGCACTTGAACCGATCGAGACTGAGCTGAAACGATTGGAAGAGTTAGAAATCATTTCGCCGGTGGAGTTCTCTGACTGGGCGGCACCCATCGTTGCCGTTCGTAAGAAAGCAGTGAACGGACAGCCACCGAGAGTAAGAGTGTGCGCTGACTATTCTACTGGCCTAAACAGCGCCATTCAGCCCAATCAGCATCCTCTCCCGCTCCCCGAGGAGATTTTTGCCAAACTTTCCGGCAGCATAGTCTTCTCGCACATCGATCTATCGGATGCGTATTTGCAAATACCGGTCGAGAAAGATTCCAGACAGTACCTCACGATCAATACTCATCGCGGATTGTTTGAGTTTAATCGCTTGCCACCGGGTGTCAAATCTGCCCCAGGCACGTTTCAAACGATCGTCGACGCCATGGTAGCTGGTTTGGAAGGAGTTGAAACGTACCTCGACGACGTACTTGTGCACGGAAAGGACGCCAAGGAACATCGAGTCCGTCTTTTGAAGCTTCTGGAACGTATCCAGGAGTGGGGTTTTACGCTGCGCATTGAAAAGTGTTCTTGTTTCATGCCAGAAATCCACTATCTCGGTTTCATCATCAACCATCAAGGGATCCGGCCCGATCCTGTCAAAACAGCAGCCATATGTAGTATGCCGTCCCCACACGACGTCAGTACCTTACGATCATACCTCGGCGCTATAaatttttatggcaaatttGTTCGCAACATGCACGATCTACGACGCCCACTCGATTCACTTCTTAAAAAGGATTCAAAATGGAACTGGGATGAGAGCTGCCAACGTTCATTTGAGCAATTCAAAAGTTTGCTCCGTTCAGATCTGCTGCTTGCACACTACGACCCTAACCTCGAAACGATTGTCGCAGCGGATGCATCCAGCCATGGAGTCGGAGCTTGTCTTATGCATCGATACCCTGACGGTTCCATGAAAGTCGTGTGCCATGCCTCCCGAACGCTAACTCCAGCAGAACAGCGTTACGGTCAAGTGGAAAAGGAGGCATTGGCGCTAATCTTCGGCGTCACCAAGTTTCATCGCTTCATATACGGAAGAAAATTCAGCCTACACACCGATCACAAGCCGTTGGTCGCAGTATTTGGATCCAAGAAAGGTATACCAATCCATACAACCAACCGCCAACAACGATGGGCCCTCATTCTGCTGTCGTATGATTTCGATATCACGCACGTCGCTACGCAGGATTTTGGCTATGCGGACATCCTATCTAGGCTCATTGACCCGCGAGCAAAACCAGATGACGATTTCGTTATTGCCTCGGTTCAAATGGAAGAGGACGTGTCTGCAACCGTAAATGCAGCACTAACTGCTCTGCCGGTCACTTTCAAACACCTTCAAGCTGCCACTAACAAGGACAAGCTGCTTCTGGAAGTGATTCAACACCTGCAAACTGGTTGGCCTAAATCGATTAAGCAAGTCAATAAGCCGTTCTACGCTCGCAAGAAAGGACTTTCTCTCGTGCGAGGGTACCTCATGCTATCTGGTCGAATCGTTGTGCCGAAAGTATATCGGCAACCCGTACTCAAGGCCATCCACAAAGGACATCCCGGTCAAGAGCGGATGAAGTCAGTGATGAGGAGTCATGTCTACTGGCCCGGCGTCGATCAAGATGTGCAAAATTTCGTTTCGTCGTGCAGCGCTTGCGCATCTGTGGCCAAATCTCCGCCAAAAACATTACTTTCGTCGTGGCCACAAGCTAGTCATCCCTGGCAACGGCTACACGTGGATTATGCTGGTCCTTTTGAAGGACAGTATTTTCTGGTCATTGTCGACTCCTACAGTAAGTGGCCAGAGATCCTCCGAACATCAACCATCACCAGTAGGACGACCATCGAACTGCTTTTTGAAACGTTCGCTCGGTACGGACTGCCAGAAACCATTGTCAGCGATAATGGAACGCAGTTTTCTTGCAGCCATTTCAAAGAATTCTGCGAGTCTCTTGGCATCGTGCACATACGCACCGCTCCGTATCACCCGCAGTCCAATGGACAAGCGGAGCGCTTTGTGGATACTCTGAAGCGAGGCTTAAGAAAAATAATGCCAGAAACGCAAAACTCTATTTCCCGTTCTCTGCAAATTTTCTTGTCCGCTTACCGGTCAACACCGAACAAGTCGGCTCCGGATGGACTGTCACCGGCTGAAATTTTGATGGGGAGGAAACACCGGACCACATTGGATTTGCTGAAACCACCTGTAGATTTCGTTCTCCTGAAAAATCAGCACATGGAAAATCAATTCAACAGACACCATGGGGCAAAGAAGCGAAATTTCGAAAAAGGCGATCAAGTGTATGCAAGCACTCTCAAGCATGGAAAACTCGTATGGCTAGCTGGTACCGTCATCGAACGTGTTGGTAGTGTCAATTACAATGTGTTGCTGGATGGAAGCAGGCTAATCAGATCACACACCAATCAACTCCGTGCTCGGGGGAACACTAAAGTCGAGGTCCATATGGAAGAAGCTTCGTCGAACCATCACCTGCCGTTGCATATCCTGCTGCAGGAGTTCAAGTTCATCGAAGGGTCATCGACCGCTGCAGATCAACCGGTTCCTGCTGCGCCACGTCTACCGCGGGACCGCCCGCTTGTCCCGCTCCGTCGGTCCACTCGGATCCGCCGGATGCCCACTAGATACAACCCGTACTTCTGTAGATAA